In Nocardioides sp. JQ2195, a genomic segment contains:
- a CDS encoding DEAD/DEAH box helicase — protein MSSAASQTPSQTPAPSAADTDVRRSAREAAERHLRALVGRDDARLREDQWTAIEALAVDRRRALVVQKTGWGKSAVYFVATALLRAEGAGPTVIVSPLLALMRNQIGAAERAGIHAVTINSTNIEDWSRIESAIRAGEVDVLLVSPERLNNPKFRDDVLPRLAATAGLLVVDEAHCISDWGHDFRPDYRRIRTMLDDLRDGIPVLATTATANERVTLDVAEQLGHDVLVQRGSLDRESLHLAAVRLKTPEQRLGWLADHLGQLEGSGIIYTLTVAQTQEIAAFLRARGHTVAAYSGQTDPTERESLESDLAAGRVKALVATSALGMGFDATLGFVVNVGAPSSPVAYYQQVGRAGRGTPRADVVLLPALEDRDIWKYFASLAFPPEPQVRQVLSALAGSDRPLGTPALETYVDLGRSRLEMMLKVLDVDGAVQRVQGGWVATGQDWAYDQERYDRVKAARDREQQAMLDYISTTGCRMTFLRQQLDDEVAGPCGRCDNCGGVAFSDDVSAASLDEAHSQLTRPGVEVARRKMWPTALANLGIELKGKIADGASTGRAVARMTDLGYGQALRDLFRDAGPTDTAIDPSTGLPFDDDGAPPAGTDGPVPVPLVKAVVEVLSDWRPHVEGIVFVESRRKQQLTADFADGLSRFLKVPVVGRFAIVDQSVQPGQGAANSAQRVAAVLRRHELQGEIPAAPVLLLDDLVDTGWTMTVAARALRQAGATDVLPLALGTR, from the coding sequence ATGAGCTCCGCCGCTTCCCAGACTCCTTCCCAGACTCCTGCACCGTCCGCTGCCGACACCGACGTACGCCGTTCGGCCCGCGAGGCCGCCGAGCGCCACCTCAGGGCGTTGGTCGGTCGTGACGACGCGCGGCTGCGCGAGGACCAGTGGACCGCGATCGAGGCCTTGGCCGTCGACAGGCGTCGCGCCCTCGTGGTGCAGAAGACCGGCTGGGGCAAGTCGGCGGTCTACTTCGTGGCCACCGCGCTGCTGCGCGCGGAGGGCGCCGGTCCGACCGTGATCGTCTCGCCGCTGCTCGCGCTGATGCGCAACCAGATCGGTGCCGCCGAGCGCGCGGGGATCCATGCGGTGACGATCAACTCGACCAACATCGAGGACTGGAGCCGCATCGAGAGCGCGATCCGTGCCGGGGAGGTCGACGTCCTCCTCGTGTCGCCCGAGCGGCTCAACAACCCGAAGTTCCGCGACGACGTGCTGCCGCGCCTGGCCGCGACCGCAGGGCTCCTGGTGGTCGACGAGGCCCACTGCATCTCCGACTGGGGCCACGACTTCCGGCCCGACTACCGCCGGATCCGCACCATGCTCGACGACCTGCGCGACGGCATCCCGGTGCTGGCGACGACGGCCACCGCCAACGAGCGGGTCACCCTCGACGTCGCCGAGCAGCTGGGCCACGACGTCCTCGTGCAACGCGGCTCCCTCGACCGCGAGTCGTTGCACCTGGCCGCGGTCAGGCTGAAGACCCCGGAGCAGCGCCTGGGCTGGCTGGCCGACCACCTCGGGCAGCTCGAGGGTTCGGGCATCATCTACACCCTCACCGTCGCGCAGACCCAGGAGATCGCGGCCTTCCTGCGGGCCCGTGGCCACACCGTCGCGGCGTACTCGGGCCAGACCGACCCGACCGAGCGCGAGTCACTGGAGTCCGACCTCGCCGCCGGCCGGGTCAAGGCGCTGGTGGCGACCAGCGCGCTCGGCATGGGCTTCGACGCCACGCTCGGCTTCGTGGTCAACGTCGGGGCTCCGTCGTCGCCGGTGGCCTACTACCAGCAGGTCGGTCGCGCCGGCCGCGGAACGCCCCGTGCCGACGTGGTCCTGCTGCCGGCGCTCGAGGACCGCGACATCTGGAAGTACTTCGCCTCGCTGGCCTTCCCGCCCGAGCCGCAGGTGCGCCAGGTGCTCTCCGCCCTCGCCGGCTCCGACCGGCCGTTGGGCACCCCCGCCCTCGAGACGTACGTCGACCTGGGTCGCTCGCGCCTCGAGATGATGCTGAAGGTGCTCGACGTCGACGGGGCCGTGCAACGCGTCCAAGGTGGTTGGGTGGCGACCGGTCAGGACTGGGCCTACGACCAGGAGCGCTACGACCGGGTGAAGGCGGCGCGCGATCGGGAGCAGCAGGCGATGCTCGACTACATCTCCACGACCGGGTGCCGGATGACCTTCTTGCGCCAGCAGCTCGACGACGAGGTGGCCGGTCCGTGTGGTCGCTGCGACAACTGCGGGGGCGTGGCGTTCAGCGACGACGTGTCCGCGGCCTCGCTCGACGAGGCCCACTCCCAGCTGACCCGGCCCGGCGTCGAGGTCGCCCGGCGCAAGATGTGGCCGACCGCGCTGGCCAACCTCGGCATCGAGCTGAAGGGCAAGATCGCCGACGGCGCCTCGACGGGTCGCGCCGTGGCGCGGATGACCGACCTGGGCTACGGGCAGGCCCTGCGCGACCTGTTCCGGGACGCGGGTCCCACCGACACCGCGATCGATCCCTCCACCGGCCTGCCCTTCGACGACGACGGCGCACCCCCGGCAGGCACCGACGGCCCGGTCCCGGTGCCGCTGGTGAAGGCGGTCGTCGAGGTGCTCTCCGACTGGCGTCCCCACGTGGAGGGCATCGTCTTCGTCGAGTCGCGGCGCAAGCAGCAGCTGACCGCGGACTTCGCCGACGGGCTCTCGCGCTTCCTCAAGGTCCCGGTGGTCGGCCGCTTCGCGATCGTCGACCAGTCGGTCCAGCCGGGCCAGGGCGCGGCCAACTCGGCCCAGCGGGTGGCCGCCGTGCTGCGCCGCCACGAGCTGCAGGGGGAGATCCCGGCCGCGCCGGTGCTGTTGCTCGACGACCTCGTCGACACCGGCTGGACGATGACCGTTGCCGCCCGGGCGCTCAGGCAGGCCGGTGCCACCGACGTGCTCCCCCTGGCCCTCGGCACCCGCTGA
- a CDS encoding DoxX family protein, whose product MLLGNRTPQTLQDTGLALGRLVIGALFIAHGWQKISEFGMEGTASSFDMMGVPLPEAAAYAAAAIEVGGGVLLVLGLLTPVASLLLVVDMVGAFWFAHREAGPFVADGGWELVAALGAAALVIGLVGPGRFSLDGLVGRRSTVSTPATA is encoded by the coding sequence ATGCTTCTCGGAAACCGCACTCCCCAGACCCTCCAGGACACCGGGCTCGCCCTGGGCAGGCTCGTCATCGGAGCCCTGTTCATCGCGCACGGGTGGCAGAAGATCTCCGAGTTCGGGATGGAGGGCACCGCGTCCAGCTTCGACATGATGGGCGTCCCGCTGCCCGAGGCCGCCGCGTATGCCGCAGCCGCCATCGAGGTCGGCGGCGGCGTGCTGCTCGTGCTCGGCCTGCTCACACCGGTGGCGAGCCTCCTGCTGGTCGTGGACATGGTCGGTGCCTTCTGGTTCGCCCACCGCGAGGCCGGTCCCTTCGTCGCCGATGGCGGCTGGGAGCTCGTCGCCGCACTGGGCGCTGCCGCCCTGGTCATCGGCCTGGTCGGCCCGGGCCGATTCAGCCTCGACGGCCTGGTCGGACGCCGCTCCACGGTGAGCACACCGGCCACCGCCTGA
- a CDS encoding DHA2 family efflux MFS transporter permease subunit, whose product MSTTTPESSAPQTSAPADDDKLDKSVLIVAGVVVLGAIMSILDITVVSVALETFQNEFDATSAQVAWTMTGYTLALASVIPLTGWAADRFGTKRLYLIAVTLFTAGSVLCATATGLDQLVIYRVLQGLGGGMLMPLGMTILTRAAGPHRVGRVMAILGIPMLLGPIFGPILGGWLIDAASWHWIFLINLPIGILAFVYAFVVLPKDHVEPSESFDWLGMVLLSPGLAAFLYGVSSIPEAGTVWDGEVLIPAIIGTLLIIAFVPWALAGKNIHPLVELRLFQNRQMTIAVIAMALFAIAFFGASLLFPLYFQQVRGETALKAGLLLAPQGIGAMVTMPIAGFIADKRGPGKVVMVGIALVTIGMAMFTQLGEDTSYLFIMGSLFVMGLGMGSTMMPIMSSALATLTDHNIARGSTLMNITQQVAASIGTALFSVVLTNQIKKHDEAGMYLGLKGALSQATGEQAAQLQKQLDALAPTALPLLADSFATVFIVGTILVGCVLVPAFLLPRKPPEKPVDPTAMVGH is encoded by the coding sequence GTGTCTACCACCACCCCGGAGTCCAGCGCCCCCCAGACCAGCGCTCCCGCTGACGACGACAAGCTCGACAAGTCCGTCCTGATCGTGGCCGGCGTGGTCGTGCTCGGCGCGATCATGTCGATCCTCGACATCACGGTCGTGTCGGTCGCCCTCGAGACCTTCCAGAACGAGTTCGACGCCACCTCTGCCCAAGTCGCCTGGACCATGACCGGCTACACGCTGGCCCTCGCCTCCGTCATCCCCCTGACGGGGTGGGCCGCCGACAGGTTCGGCACCAAGCGCCTCTACCTGATCGCGGTGACCCTGTTCACCGCCGGTTCCGTGCTGTGCGCGACCGCCACCGGACTCGACCAGCTGGTGATCTACCGCGTGCTGCAGGGCCTCGGCGGCGGCATGTTGATGCCCCTGGGCATGACCATCCTGACCCGCGCCGCGGGCCCGCACCGGGTCGGTCGCGTGATGGCGATCCTCGGCATCCCGATGCTGCTCGGTCCGATCTTCGGCCCGATCCTCGGCGGCTGGCTGATCGACGCCGCCTCGTGGCACTGGATCTTCCTGATCAACCTGCCGATCGGCATCCTCGCCTTCGTCTACGCCTTCGTCGTGCTGCCCAAGGACCACGTCGAGCCCTCCGAGTCCTTCGACTGGCTCGGCATGGTCCTGCTCTCCCCCGGACTGGCTGCCTTCCTCTACGGCGTCTCGAGCATCCCCGAGGCCGGCACCGTCTGGGACGGTGAAGTGCTCATCCCCGCGATCATCGGCACTCTGCTGATCATCGCGTTCGTGCCGTGGGCGTTGGCAGGGAAGAACATCCACCCCCTGGTCGAGCTGCGGCTGTTCCAGAACCGGCAGATGACCATCGCAGTGATCGCGATGGCCCTCTTCGCGATCGCGTTCTTCGGTGCCAGCCTGCTGTTCCCGCTCTACTTCCAGCAGGTGCGCGGTGAGACCGCCCTGAAGGCCGGTCTGCTGCTGGCCCCGCAGGGCATCGGCGCGATGGTCACCATGCCGATCGCGGGCTTCATCGCCGACAAGCGTGGGCCCGGCAAGGTCGTCATGGTCGGCATCGCCCTGGTCACGATCGGCATGGCGATGTTCACCCAGCTCGGCGAGGACACGTCGTACCTGTTCATCATGGGCTCGCTGTTCGTGATGGGCCTGGGCATGGGGTCGACGATGATGCCGATCATGAGCTCGGCGCTGGCCACGCTCACCGACCACAACATCGCCCGCGGCTCGACGCTGATGAACATCACCCAGCAGGTCGCCGCCTCCATCGGCACCGCCCTCTTCTCGGTGGTGTTGACCAACCAGATCAAGAAGCACGACGAAGCCGGCATGTACCTGGGCCTGAAGGGCGCACTCTCCCAAGCCACGGGCGAGCAGGCGGCCCAGCTGCAGAAGCAGCTCGACGCCCTCGCTCCGACCGCCCTGCCCCTGCTGGCGGACTCGTTCGCGACGGTCTTCATCGTCGGCACCATCCTGGTCGGTTGCGTGCTGGTCCCGGCGTTCCTGCTGCCGCGCAAGCCCCCGGAGAAGCCGGTCGACCCGACGGCCATGGTCGGTCACTGA
- a CDS encoding glutathione peroxidase: MSLLDAPIARLDGTSTTLGEITGGKPALLVNVASKCGLTPQYTALEQLHERYADRGFTVVGIPCNQFGGQEPGTSDEIAEFCSSTYGVTFPMTEKVDVNGDDRHPIYAELTEVPDEEGEAGDVQWNFEKFLVAADGQVISRFRPTVTPDDPRLVDGVEALTS, translated from the coding sequence ATGAGCCTTCTCGACGCCCCCATCGCCCGACTCGACGGCACGTCCACCACGCTCGGCGAGATCACCGGCGGCAAGCCCGCACTGCTGGTCAACGTCGCCTCCAAGTGCGGCCTCACCCCGCAGTACACCGCTCTGGAGCAGCTCCACGAGCGGTACGCCGACCGCGGCTTCACCGTCGTCGGCATCCCGTGCAACCAGTTCGGCGGCCAGGAGCCCGGCACGTCCGACGAGATCGCCGAGTTCTGCTCGTCGACGTACGGCGTGACGTTCCCGATGACCGAGAAGGTCGACGTCAACGGGGACGACCGGCACCCGATCTATGCCGAGCTGACCGAGGTCCCCGACGAGGAGGGCGAGGCCGGGGACGTGCAGTGGAACTTCGAGAAGTTCCTGGTCGCCGCCGACGGCCAGGTCATCTCGCGCTTCCGACCCACCGTCACCCCCGACGACCCGCGCCTGGTCGACGGCGTCGAGGCGCTCACGTCCTGA
- a CDS encoding M28 family peptidase, with protein MTPVRPRLACLVGAAALAAVPALAGTADAQPAAPLVPRTSQVQDVAPVRDATDVPLNEVMVHLRELQSIADAHGGNRATGEPGYRASVDYVRAELDAAGFTTRVESFSTRYGTSYNLIADWPGGDTDHTVMMGGHLDSVSAGPGINDNGSGSAAILASALSFAESSPSPRNHVRFGFWGAEELGLLGSTHYVDTLTQAQVDELAVYFNFDMVASPNPGYFVYHDDPNGTELRDGLTTAYADAGIDSDHIDVDGRSDHAAFMQRGIPTAGTFSGAEGHKTSTQAAKWGGQANEAFDPCYHSACDDIDNLDTAALDLNTDLIAQTLADWSAHDFGGGTTEPPTGDDAITNGGFEYGSTGWQATTGVISTDAGQPAHAGSTKAWFNGYGRAHTDTASQVVTVPGDGQLSFWLKIDTDEDTSSRAYDTFRLQLGSTTLDTWSNLDAGGYRQVTLDLTAYAGETAALTFTGVEDAYLATDFVVDDVSLKGS; from the coding sequence ATGACACCCGTTCGCCCTCGGCTCGCCTGCCTGGTCGGAGCTGCCGCCCTTGCGGCAGTGCCCGCCCTCGCCGGCACGGCCGACGCACAGCCAGCCGCACCCCTCGTCCCCAGGACCAGCCAGGTGCAGGACGTGGCCCCCGTCCGGGACGCGACCGACGTCCCGCTCAACGAGGTGATGGTCCACCTCCGGGAGCTGCAGTCGATCGCGGACGCCCACGGTGGCAACCGTGCCACCGGTGAGCCCGGCTACCGGGCCTCGGTCGACTACGTCCGGGCGGAGCTCGACGCGGCCGGGTTCACCACCCGGGTCGAGTCGTTCAGCACGAGGTACGGCACCTCCTACAACCTGATCGCCGACTGGCCGGGCGGGGACACCGACCACACGGTGATGATGGGCGGTCACCTCGACAGCGTCTCCGCCGGTCCGGGGATCAACGACAACGGGAGCGGCTCGGCGGCGATCCTGGCCAGCGCCCTGTCCTTCGCCGAGAGCAGTCCGTCGCCGCGCAACCACGTGCGCTTCGGGTTCTGGGGCGCCGAGGAGCTGGGCCTGCTCGGCTCCACGCACTACGTCGACACCCTCACCCAGGCGCAGGTCGACGAGCTGGCGGTGTACTTCAACTTCGACATGGTGGCCTCGCCGAACCCTGGCTACTTCGTCTACCACGACGACCCCAACGGCACGGAGCTGCGCGACGGCCTCACCACGGCGTACGCCGACGCGGGCATCGACTCCGACCACATCGACGTGGACGGTCGTTCCGACCACGCCGCCTTCATGCAGCGCGGCATCCCGACGGCCGGCACGTTCTCCGGAGCGGAGGGACACAAGACCTCCACCCAGGCCGCCAAGTGGGGCGGGCAGGCCAACGAGGCGTTCGACCCCTGCTACCACTCCGCCTGCGACGACATCGACAACCTCGACACGGCCGCGTTGGACCTCAACACCGACCTGATCGCACAGACCCTCGCGGACTGGAGTGCCCACGACTTCGGCGGCGGGACCACCGAGCCACCGACCGGTGACGACGCGATCACCAACGGCGGCTTCGAGTACGGATCGACCGGGTGGCAGGCCACGACGGGCGTGATCAGCACTGACGCGGGCCAGCCCGCTCACGCCGGCTCGACCAAGGCCTGGTTCAACGGCTACGGCCGGGCCCACACCGACACCGCGTCCCAGGTCGTGACGGTGCCGGGGGACGGGCAGCTGTCGTTCTGGTTGAAGATCGACACCGACGAGGACACGTCGTCCCGCGCCTACGACACGTTCCGGCTGCAGCTCGGCTCGACGACGCTGGACACCTGGTCGAACCTCGACGCCGGCGGCTACCGCCAGGTGACGCTGGACCTGACGGCGTACGCCGGTGAGACGGCGGCGCTCACGTTCACCGGCGTGGAGGACGCCTACCTGGCCACCGACTTCGTGGTCGACGACGTGTCGCTGAAGGGCAGCTGA
- a CDS encoding DEAD/DEAH box helicase, translating into MPVTGPATFRVAAPARDSLVEFSDERRTVSLPMRAALPVLTKARGRDDIHPSVALLAGAALLGMQFVAAGKIEPDTGGWRITELDPADEDRVRLLAESRHAAEVDEPVDVVRGVVHAVADAMARSAPATSVVRRPAGASAKAFARRQPAGDVTRRIQERVARLANPEAADDRPQLVALTLRMEADEEELIGGTVRLVLQVHDEQDSLHFADAARLWTEPSSDATHGFGSRAKIHATQALRGAAEAWPVLERLLELQVPDQITLDAVELASLLDDGLPALKARGVDVLFPRSLGRDLTTRAELRPGDGKREEPLVEGLFGTESLFSFKWQVALHGDPLTDDEMDQLAEATTPMIKLRDNWMLVDPKTARRARKRLIRTAKPAQALAATLTGQVSVDDVEEKVIVGATLEKVRQQILTAATREPVPAPSGLQATLRDYQAHGLTWLAEMTSLGLGACLADDMGLGKTITVIALHLHRRSLGITGPVLVVCPASLLGNWEAEIRRFAPGTSVRRFHGGSRTLEGLSDGFVLTTYGTMRTDSQPKGKRELAAVRWDLVVADEAQHVKNPQSSTARALRTLDSTARIALSGTPVENNLTELWAILDWAIPGLLGSRNAFRKVWAGPIESGLEPTKARQFADLIQPFLLRRRKSDPGIAPELPAKTETDHPLRLTREQAVLYEALVRESMERIERADEHARRGLVLQLLTGLKQICNHPAHYLKQASSRLSGRSEKLDLIDELLGTVLAEDGGVLVFTQYVQMARLLEQHLEATGVPTQFLHGGTPVRERSAMVDRFQAGETPVFLLSLKAGGTGLNLTAADHVIHFDRWWNPAVEEQATDRAYRIGQTRAVQVHRLITQGTIEERIAELLAHKRSLADSVLARGEAGLTELSNAELRDLVTLRSSD; encoded by the coding sequence GTGCCCGTCACTGGCCCCGCGACCTTCCGTGTCGCCGCACCGGCCCGCGACAGCCTGGTCGAGTTCAGCGACGAACGACGCACCGTCAGCCTGCCGATGCGGGCCGCCCTCCCGGTGCTGACCAAGGCGCGCGGGCGCGACGACATCCACCCGAGCGTGGCCCTGCTGGCCGGGGCGGCCCTGCTCGGCATGCAGTTCGTGGCGGCCGGCAAGATCGAGCCCGACACCGGCGGGTGGCGGATCACCGAGCTCGACCCGGCCGACGAGGACCGGGTGCGCCTGTTGGCGGAGTCGCGACACGCTGCGGAGGTCGATGAGCCGGTCGACGTGGTGCGCGGGGTGGTGCATGCGGTCGCCGACGCGATGGCCAGGTCGGCTCCCGCCACCTCCGTCGTACGCCGACCGGCCGGCGCCTCCGCGAAGGCCTTCGCGCGTCGACAACCCGCCGGAGACGTGACCCGTCGCATCCAGGAGCGGGTGGCCCGACTGGCCAACCCCGAAGCCGCGGACGACCGGCCACAGCTGGTCGCCCTGACGCTGCGCATGGAGGCCGACGAGGAGGAGCTGATCGGCGGCACCGTGCGCCTGGTGCTCCAGGTCCACGACGAGCAGGACTCCCTCCACTTCGCCGACGCCGCCCGGTTGTGGACCGAGCCGTCGAGTGATGCCACGCACGGCTTCGGCTCCCGGGCGAAGATCCACGCCACGCAGGCCCTGCGCGGCGCCGCGGAGGCGTGGCCGGTGCTCGAGCGCCTGCTCGAGCTGCAGGTGCCCGACCAGATCACCCTCGACGCCGTCGAGCTGGCCAGCCTGCTCGACGACGGCCTGCCGGCGCTCAAGGCGCGCGGGGTCGACGTGCTCTTCCCACGCTCGCTGGGGCGCGACCTCACGACGCGCGCCGAGCTGCGGCCGGGCGACGGCAAGCGGGAGGAACCGCTGGTCGAGGGGCTGTTCGGCACGGAGTCGTTGTTCAGCTTCAAGTGGCAGGTGGCGCTGCACGGTGACCCGCTCACCGACGACGAGATGGACCAGCTCGCCGAGGCGACGACCCCGATGATCAAGCTGCGCGACAACTGGATGCTGGTCGACCCGAAGACCGCGCGCAGGGCCAGGAAGCGGTTGATCCGCACCGCGAAGCCGGCACAGGCCCTGGCCGCCACCCTGACCGGCCAGGTGTCCGTCGACGACGTCGAGGAGAAGGTGATCGTCGGGGCCACCCTCGAGAAGGTGCGTCAACAGATCCTCACTGCCGCCACGCGTGAGCCGGTGCCCGCTCCGTCCGGCCTGCAGGCCACCCTGCGCGACTACCAGGCCCACGGGCTGACCTGGCTGGCGGAGATGACCTCCCTCGGGCTCGGCGCCTGCCTGGCCGACGACATGGGCCTGGGCAAGACGATCACGGTGATCGCGCTGCACCTGCACCGCCGCTCCCTCGGCATCACCGGGCCGGTCCTGGTGGTCTGCCCGGCCTCGTTGCTCGGCAACTGGGAGGCCGAGATCAGGCGCTTCGCCCCCGGCACCTCGGTCCGCCGCTTCCACGGCGGTTCCCGCACCCTCGAGGGGCTCAGCGACGGCTTCGTGCTGACGACCTACGGCACGATGCGCACCGACAGCCAGCCCAAGGGCAAGCGCGAGCTGGCCGCTGTCCGGTGGGACCTGGTCGTGGCCGACGAGGCGCAACACGTGAAGAACCCGCAGTCCTCGACGGCTCGGGCCCTGCGCACGCTGGACAGCACGGCCCGCATCGCACTCAGCGGCACGCCGGTGGAGAACAACCTCACCGAGCTGTGGGCGATCCTCGACTGGGCGATCCCGGGGTTGCTCGGCTCGCGCAACGCCTTCCGCAAGGTGTGGGCGGGGCCGATCGAGTCCGGGCTCGAGCCGACCAAGGCACGTCAGTTCGCCGACCTCATCCAGCCGTTCCTGCTGCGCCGGCGCAAGTCCGACCCCGGCATCGCGCCGGAGCTGCCCGCCAAGACCGAGACCGACCACCCGCTGCGGCTCACCCGCGAGCAGGCCGTGCTCTACGAGGCACTCGTCCGCGAGTCGATGGAGCGCATCGAGCGCGCCGACGAGCACGCACGGCGCGGACTCGTCCTGCAGCTGCTCACCGGGCTGAAGCAGATCTGCAACCACCCGGCGCACTACCTCAAGCAGGCCAGCTCGCGCCTCTCCGGCCGCTCCGAGAAGCTCGACCTCATCGACGAGCTGCTCGGCACCGTGCTCGCCGAGGACGGCGGGGTGCTGGTCTTCACGCAGTACGTCCAGATGGCGCGGCTGCTCGAGCAGCACCTCGAGGCGACCGGCGTCCCCACCCAGTTCCTGCACGGCGGCACCCCGGTGCGCGAGCGCTCGGCGATGGTCGACCGGTTCCAGGCCGGGGAGACGCCGGTCTTCCTGCTGTCACTGAAGGCCGGCGGCACCGGGCTGAACCTGACCGCGGCCGATCACGTCATCCACTTCGACCGCTGGTGGAACCCCGCCGTCGAGGAGCAGGCGACCGACCGGGCCTACCGGATCGGCCAGACCCGGGCGGTGCAGGTGCACCGCCTGATCACCCAGGGCACGATCGAGGAACGCATCGCCGAGCTGCTGGCCCACAAGCGGTCCCTGGCCGACTCCGTGCTGGCGCGCGGAGAGGCCGGGCTGACCGAGCTCAGCAACGCCGAGCTCCGCGACCTGGTCACGCTGCGGAGCTCCGATTGA
- a CDS encoding MBL fold metallo-hydrolase: MRFRLGRPDVTAYAHRFDIPEATGDLSVTFLGVATLLVTDGTTSLMTDGFFSRPNLARVGLRPLTPDDARIDAALNRVGVDRLAAVLPVHSHFDHAMDSAVVAERTGAQLVGGSSTANIGRGHGLPESRLDEVASGESRTYGDFTVTAFKSRHCPPDRFPGTIDAPLRTPARAKAYKCGEAWSVFVSHASGPTILVQGSAGFLPGALVGRSADVVYLGIGQLGVQSDDHIRTFWQETVQAVGAHRVVLIHWDDFFRPLDQPLRALPFAGDDLDVTMQMLGALADRDGIQLSFPTVWRREDPWA, translated from the coding sequence ATGCGTTTCCGCCTCGGCCGTCCCGACGTCACGGCGTATGCCCACCGCTTCGACATACCTGAAGCGACCGGCGACCTCTCGGTCACCTTCCTCGGCGTCGCCACGTTGCTGGTCACCGACGGCACCACGTCGCTGATGACGGACGGGTTCTTCAGCCGGCCGAACCTGGCCCGGGTCGGGCTGCGACCGCTCACTCCCGACGATGCGCGCATCGACGCCGCCCTCAACCGGGTCGGCGTGGACCGCTTGGCCGCCGTGCTCCCCGTGCACAGCCACTTCGACCACGCGATGGATTCTGCGGTCGTCGCCGAGCGCACCGGCGCTCAGCTGGTCGGCGGGTCGTCCACCGCCAACATCGGTCGCGGGCATGGCCTCCCGGAGTCGCGCCTCGACGAGGTCGCCTCCGGCGAGTCCCGGACGTATGGCGACTTCACCGTGACGGCGTTCAAGAGTCGCCACTGCCCACCGGATCGCTTTCCAGGCACGATCGATGCGCCACTGCGCACCCCGGCGAGGGCGAAGGCCTACAAGTGCGGCGAGGCCTGGTCGGTCTTCGTCAGCCACGCCTCTGGCCCCACGATCCTCGTCCAGGGCAGTGCCGGCTTCCTCCCCGGAGCCCTCGTCGGCCGGTCCGCCGATGTGGTCTACCTCGGCATCGGGCAGTTGGGGGTGCAGAGCGACGACCACATCCGCACCTTCTGGCAGGAGACGGTGCAGGCAGTCGGTGCACACCGGGTCGTGCTGATCCACTGGGACGACTTCTTCCGTCCACTCGACCAGCCGCTGCGGGCGCTCCCCTTCGCCGGTGACGACCTCGACGTCACCATGCAGATGCTCGGCGCGCTGGCCGACCGGGACGGCATACAGCTGAGCTTCCCGACCGTGTGGCGACGCGAGGACCCCTGGGCCTGA
- a CDS encoding HSP20 family small heat-shock protein, translating into MLIRTADPFRELDRFAQQVLGTTNRPAVMPMDAWRESDEFVIEFDLPGIAAESIDLDVERNVLTVRAERMARNGDWEMLASERPRGMFSRQLVLGDNLDLAKIQASYEGGVLRLRVPVAEQAKPRKIQINSDTQAQPASIEA; encoded by the coding sequence ATGTTGATTCGTACCGCTGACCCGTTCCGTGAGCTGGATCGCTTCGCGCAGCAGGTCCTGGGCACCACCAACCGTCCTGCGGTGATGCCGATGGATGCGTGGCGCGAGAGCGACGAATTCGTCATCGAGTTCGATCTGCCGGGCATCGCAGCCGAGAGCATCGACCTCGACGTCGAGCGCAACGTGCTGACGGTGCGTGCCGAGCGCATGGCGCGCAATGGCGACTGGGAGATGCTGGCCTCCGAGCGACCGCGCGGCATGTTCAGCCGCCAACTGGTCCTCGGCGACAACCTGGACCTCGCCAAGATCCAGGCCAGCTACGAGGGCGGAGTGCTCCGCCTGCGCGTTCCCGTCGCCGAACAGGCCAAACCGCGCAAGATCCAGATCAACTCCGACACCCAGGCCCAGCCCGCTTCCATCGAGGCCTGA
- a CDS encoding MerR family transcriptional regulator translates to MDEQSRGVFAISVAAGMASMQVQNLRVYERKGLLEPDRTAGGTRLYSPADVERLRRIGELLDEGLNLAGVAKVLDLEEQVSQLAEGSPSRAVNPRPGPGASRIQPR, encoded by the coding sequence GTGGACGAGCAGTCCCGCGGTGTCTTCGCCATATCGGTGGCCGCCGGCATGGCCTCCATGCAGGTCCAGAACCTTCGCGTCTACGAACGCAAGGGACTCCTGGAGCCCGATCGAACCGCCGGAGGCACGCGCCTGTACAGCCCTGCCGACGTCGAAAGGCTTCGCCGCATCGGTGAGTTGTTGGACGAGGGCCTCAACCTGGCCGGCGTCGCCAAGGTCCTCGACCTGGAGGAACAGGTGAGCCAGCTCGCCGAGGGATCCCCGTCACGTGCGGTGAATCCGCGACCGGGCCCGGGTGCTTCGCGGATTCAGCCGCGATAG